One Festucalex cinctus isolate MCC-2025b chromosome 1, RoL_Fcin_1.0, whole genome shotgun sequence genomic region harbors:
- the LOC144003505 gene encoding metalloproteinase inhibitor 2-like, which produces MIWKNFVVPVALLCLWGLQKEGVQACTCFPIHPQELYCQRDVVVIKARVVGVMPDTQGESGSIKYAIWHLKTFKGVEKLFGAIYTGPNSAACGITLTKGVVYLFMGRLQFDGTLHVSLCDFYRPWDALSDAQKKVLDRYGEGCECTITPCFSFPCCMTSLMECLWTDFLPGKLRNGVLQAQNFACIKSSKGCCEWYRGDVRPGKPPRH; this is translated from the exons ATGATCTGGAAGAACTTTGTGGTGCCAGTTGCGCTCCTCTGCTTGTGGGGGCTGCAGAAGGAAGGTGTGCAAGCCTGCACCTGCTTCCCGATTCATCCGCAGGAGTTGTACTGCCAAAGAGATGTTGTTG TCATCAAGGCAAGGGTTGTTGGCGTGATGCCTGACACACAAGGTGAAAGTGGATCCATTAAGTATGCCATCTGGCACTTGAAG ACATTCAAGGGTGTGGAAAAACTTTTTGGTGCCATCTACACTGGACCCAACTCTGCAGCATGTGGAATCACGCTGACCAAGGGCGTTGTATATCTATTCATGG GCAGGCTGCAGTTTGACGGCACTCTGCATGTCTCCCTGTGTGACTTCTATCGGCCGTGGGATGCCTTGAGCGATGCACAGAAGAAGGTGTTGGACCGCTATGGAGAGGGCTGCGAGTGCACG ATCACGCCCTGCTTCAGCTTCCCGTGCTGTATGACCAGCCTGATGGAGTGTTTGTGGACAGACTTCCTTCCGGGCAAGTTGCGCAACGGTGTCCTCCAGGCCCAAAACTTTGCTTGCATCAAGAGCAGCAAAGGATGTTGTGAATGGTACAGGGGTGATGTCAGGCCAGGAAAACCCCCCCGCCATTAA
- the LOC144003572 gene encoding metalloproteinase inhibitor 2-like — translation MIWKNFVVPVALLCLWGLQKEGVQACTCLPMHPQELYCQRDVVVIKARVVGVMPDTQGESGSIKYAIWHLKTFKGVEKLFGAIYTGPNSAACGITLTKGVVYLFMGRLQFDGTLHVSLCDFYQPWDALSDAQKKVLDRYGEGCECTITPCFSFPCCMTSLMECLWTDFLPGKLRNGVLQAQNFACIKSSNGCCEWYRGDVRPGKPPRH, via the exons ATGATCTGGAAGAACTTTGTGGTGCCAGTTGCGCTCCTCTGCTTGTGGGGGCTGCAGAAGGAAGGTGTGCAAGCCTGCACCTGTTTACCAATGCATCCACAGGAGTTGTATTGCCAAAGAGATGTTGTTG TCATCAAGGCAAGGGTTGTTGGCGTGATGCCTGACACACAAGGTGAAAGTGGATCCATTAAGTATGCCATCTGGCACTTGAAG ACATTCAAGGGTGTGGAAAAACTTTTTGGTGCCATCTACACTGGACCCAACTCTGCAGCATGTGGAATCACGCTGACCAAGGGCGTTGTATATCTATTCATGG GCAGGCTGCAGTTTGACGGCACTCTGCATGTCTCCCTGTGTGACTTCTATCAGCCGTGGGATGCCTTGAGCGATGCGCAGAAGAAGGTGTTGGACCGCTATGGAGAGGGCTGCGAGTGCACG ATCACGCCCTGCTTCAGCTTCCCGTGCTGTATGACCAGCCTGATGGAGTGTTTGTGGACAGACTTCCTTCCGGGCAAGTTGCGCAACGGTGTCCTCCAGGCCCAAAACTTTGCTTGCATCAAGAGCAGCAATGGATGTTGTGAATGGTACAGGGGTGATGTCAGGCCAGGAAAACCCCCCCGCCATTAA